The window GAAAGTTGTTTCTCCTGtgcttgattttggagttgttcggtatgcccatagcacctcgggtaatatttctctccactttcccttAGCACTTTCCATCTTCTTTTGTAAGTTTTGAATGATGGCTTGTTTGTAGATTCGGTCTGACCATTTGCACATTGGTGGTAGGGTGTCgacaggattctcttgattttgtgatcctcgaGGAACTATGTTAATTTGCTTCCGATGAACTACTTCCTGTTATCGCATGTTATCTCAGAAGGAATCCCGAATCGGCACATTATGTGGTCCAAAATGAAGTTAATGACTTCTTTTACTCTTATCTTTtcgaaggcctgcgcttccacccattttgagaagtagtcagtcataaataaaataaatctagctttacctAGTGTCGTTTGTAGAGATTCGacgtccatcccccacttcatgaacggctaTGATGACAAGACTGAATGTAGCTATTTACCGGTttggtgaatcattggtgcaAATATCTGGAATTTGTTGCATTTATTTACAAACTCTTTGGAGTcctttttccatgttgtcccaatagtAACTTGCTCTGATCAACTTTCTAACTAAGGAATCAACACCGGAGTGATTTCCGTAGGTGCCTCCATGGATTTCTCAGAGCACATAATCTGTGTCCCCCGGTTCCAGACATACTGCTAAGGGACCATCAAAGGTTCTTTTGTACAAAGTTCTGTTTTCGTCGAGCGAGAATTAGGctgctttggttcgcagggccctcgactcttttggGTTCGCGGGTAGTTTCCTACTTTCCAAATAATTGATATATTTAGTTCTCCAATCCTATGTTAGGCTAGTGGAGTTGATCttggcatgaccttcctcgatgaTTGATTTGGATAGCTGAACAACAGCCCTGAGGAGTAAGTTATCTTCTTCGGCAGATGACCCAGGTTtacaagggcatcggcctcactattctgctctcgaggtacatggaccagagtccattccttgaagtgGTGCAATGTGACTTGAATTTtgtctaagtatctttgcatcctgtcttctagaacctcgaagctcccatttacctgatttaccaccaggaGGGAATCACATATTGCTTCGATGACTTTAGCTCCTAGACCTTTGGCCAAttccagacctgcaatcatagccttatattcggcttcgttgttagtcaacctagcaGTTTTTATAGATTTCCTAAATATGCCGCCGTAGGTGGCCTCAGAACTATGCCGAGCCTGGATCCTCTCACGTTCGAGGCACCGTCAGTAGACAGGGTCCACACCCCGAAAGATATGCCTGTTTAGGACTTAATagtcgttcggggttgatactcgatatcatatcccccgagttcgatggcccattcggccaatcggcctgataatTCAGGCTTATGCAATATGCTTCGAAGAGGATATGTTGTTAAAACACAAATACAATGGCATTTAAAGTAAGGTTTCAGTTTTCGTgatgcgcttattaatgcaagagctaatttttctaggtgctgATACCTAGTTTTGGCATCTCCtagggtccgacttacataataaacagggaattttgtaccttgttcttctcgaactaggacaccacttaccgctatctcggacaCGGCCAGGTATAAATATAGTGTCTCATCCTTCTTTGGAGTGTGGAGTAAAGGTGGGTTGTTCAGATATCGTTTCACCTCTTCTAAGGCACATTGGCATTCCAGAGTccatttgaagttatttttcattttgagcaaggagaagaaatgatgactcCTGTCCGATGACCTCGATATGAATCGACCCAAGGCTGCTATCCGCCCGATCAGTAGTTGCATGACCTTCACATTGTTCACCaccgtgatttcttcgatggccttaatTTTGGCGGGGTGATCTCGATTCCCctgtttgacaccatgaagcctaagaatttgcctgaacctactccgaaggcacatttctcagaattgagtttcatgttgtaacttctgaggatgtcgaatgTCTCTTgtaaatgagtcaaatggtcttCTATGCGTAGagatttaactagcatgtcatcaatataaacttcaatggatttgcctatttgatgttcgaacattttattaactaggcgctGGTACGTAGCTCCTGTATTTTTGAAcctgaagggcattacattgtaacaatatacCATACTTCTTGATGAACGAATTCTTTTCCCTATCTCTAGGGtccatctggatttgattataccccgagtaggtgtcgagaaaggtgagggtctcgtgactggtcgtggcatcgatcaagcagtcgatgttaggcaatgggaatgaatccttggggcatgctttatttaagtttttgtaatctacgcacattcttaacttatttccctttttaggaatCACCACCACCACATTGGCTAGCCATTAGAGATATTTTACTTCCCTAATAGACCCTATTTTTaggagttttgttacctcgtccttgatgaatgcgtgttttaTTTCGGACTGGGTCTCCTTTTTTTGTTTCACCGGTTTGAATCTAGGGTCGACACTTAGTCGATGGATGGTTATTTTTGGTGGGATTCATATCATATCTAAATGGGGCCAGGCAAAGCAACTGATgttattaataagaaattgaatgagttttttcctgagttcgggggttagtcccgttcccaggtataccttccaaTCTATGAGATGTTCGATCAAAACAGATTGCTCTAGTTCTTCAATAGTCAACTTTGTTGCATCCGAATCTTAGGGGGCAACAAAGGTTCGGGAAGCAAGGAAATCGTCTTCATCATCCTCGGGGCTCTGTTTGACTCGTGGCTCTTCCGAGGTAGAGTGTACAGAATTTGATGCCTCCCAGTggaccgcaaacatttccttgTTGCATGTTGTTCTCCATATACTGTCTTTTTGCCATCCTTTGTCGAAAACTTCATCATCTGATACAGAGTTGacggtactgctctcatgttgtgtatccacaACGTACCAAGcaatgcattgtacctcatgtcacctccAATGATATGGAATTTGGTGTCCTGAACTGCACAGGACATGTTGACCAGGAGGGTGATCTCCCTCTTCGTTGCTTTGTCTGCAATGTTGAAGCCGTTGAGGACTCAGGAGGTAGGTACGATCTGATCGAGCAACCCAAGTTGTTCTACCACCTTCGATCTGATTacattggccgagctacctggatccacgagtacacgtttaatttgaatgtTATTCAAGAGAAACGAAATTACCAATGTGTCGTTTTGTGGTTAATTAAAGGTTTCAAAATCTTCGTCACTGAATGCAAGGATGTCTTCAGAAATGCAGCCCCGAATTAACCCTTCCATTGCAGCGGACACTTTTACTTGTTTGATCACGGGTCCTTGGGGAATGTCGCCCCCCCCccatgatcatatgaatgatgtGCTGAGGTTTTCTTGCTCCATTTCTCCTGTCTACCTCTCTTTCTTCCTAGGTGGGATTTTTCTTAGTTTCTTGTTGATTTTCTTGGCGTGTACTCCCATTAATGTGGGAGCTGATATCAAAGCATTGGGCGTTGTGTAAGACATACCCATGGAGATCGGTTCTGGTCTACTTTCAGGGTTTTGTGGTGGTACACAAATACCTGGAACAGCTACACTATTCTCCCCATGGTCCTTAAGACCATTGTTTTCATGTGTGTTtgctgagttagacattttgacctgaaatcaaagattcttggacaagaaaaagtatgAAGAGTAACTTGCGTTATGcagtaaaccagcaagaaaacaactactattatttttagccccatggtgggcgccaaactgtttaccttgaaaatggtaattacaattaaatttgattttgtggttctaaatatacgtgatttatttttatgctagttgttagtaaatagatgctaagtgtgagactagaaaatgagataagaacttgaaagcagTATGTTTAAGCAAACCGAGTGATCGAGAATCGAGGCCTCGAGCCAGactatacggggcctcgaggtcgagctaggTACCAAGCTGTGGATAGCCAATGAAGGGCTAGTTTTAAGAGCTTTGATaaaggctctttatgatcaataatgagcaatTAATGAAGAGCaattaatgaaatacaataaatgtaagcaatagaGTAGAGGGagaatgtgtttaagttagagagcagagaatgttctcatatttgtattgaatgttgtatgTGGTGTTGTGTATGTCCGTGCAAAAAATAACAAatgtcccctttatataggaggaaaatcccaacatagtacatgtgcatttattacaaagaaatGTAGCTGGTACAACTACCTAGCAATCTAGTACAGACTGGTACTATTCTTGTAGGTGTTGTCAGGTTTGACCACGTCCCTAGGAAACTTCCCATTTATCCATGATGACCATCAATTTATGCTGCCCCGAGGTCGGGCATAAAGAACCCTTGAGGTCGAAACCTCGAACTGTGCCCCTGGGCCTTTGAGCTGAAGCTATGGAGAGAAGTAATGATCGTAAAATCGGGCTCTCTAATTTTATCCGTGTACATAGACATACCAACCCATACTCTCGCTGACTTGTAAAACCCTATGGTAAGTGCATATAAACTTCATCATGTAAGTCACCTTGCAGATATGCATTTATTCATCTAGCTAGTGGACTGGCCAATTGTGCATTGCTACCAATAAAAGTACAGTTCTCACAGTGGTGATCTTCACTATAGGGGAGAAGGTCTCATTATAATCAAGACCCTCTCTTTGATTGTAGCCTTTGGCTACCAACCGAGCTTTGAATCCATCCGCATCACTATTGGCCTTGAGTTTGACTTTGTATACCCATTTGCAACCTATTGATGTCTTCCCTTGAGGGAAGGAACCCGTTCCCAAGTCTTGTTGTCTTTCAAAGCTTGACTTTCTGTGTTCATAGCCTCAACCCATCTTGCATCCTTAGAATCTTCCTGAAAGATTATGGGTTCAACAACAGAAGAGAAAACACCCAAGTATGCCTGGTAAGAAAGAGATAGATTATCATAGGAGACATAATTGTGGATGGGATATAAAACAATGTTAACTAATTTCCTTATAGTGACATAATCTTTCAGCCAGATAGGTTCCTTAGATTCCCTATGTGATCTTCTTAGGGAATTAGGATATGTCTCTGCAATATAAGGAGAAGGGAAGAATGTGATAGCCTCTGAATCACTTATTATAGGAGAGGTGCTTCCAGTGGTAGTATAAGGCTGGTTTCAGCAGGTGAATCATTTGCAATGTTGTCCGAATCATGTAAGTGCTCAATACCAGGAATAATGTCATCTGCATTTTCATCTGCCACATACAGCTGCTCAGTTGCAGCAATAGGGACATCTATATATGCACCTTCAAAACCAAAATCATCATCAGTAGTATTGGGAAAATAAGGATTGATTTGTTTCCTAAGTCATCATTTATAGTTTGAAAGGGAAACACAGATTCCCTCAACACTACATCTCTGTTGACAAAGAACTTGTGTCTATCTAAATCATAGAGGATGTATCCCTTAGTGATACCAGAATATCCCATAAAAACTAACCTGGTAGCTTTACTGGCAAATTTATCAATCCTGGATAAGGCACTTGCAAAACATAAGCATCCTAGTGTTTTCAGATGAGAAATGGAAGACTTCCTACTAAAGAACAATTCATATGGTGACTTACCATCAAGAGCCTGTGATGGTAGCCTGTTAATAACATATGTTGCATCCAGGAAACAGTGTCCCCAGAATTCCATTCGGATATGGCCTTGAAACTTGAAAGCTCTTACAACTTCAAGTAGATATTTGTATTTTCTCTCAGCTACACCATTTTTCTATAGTGTATAAACACAAGTTTTTTGAAGAACTATTCCCATAGACTTACATAGGTCTTTCATTGCTGAATTTACAAACTCTCCATCATTGTCAGACCTAATTGTCTGTACTATTCCATTGAATTGTGTTTTGATCACCttaagaaatgacttaaaaataATCATAACATCACTTTTAAATTGCAAGAGAAAGATCCAGGTCACACGAGAGTAATCATCTACAATTTTGTAAGGAGGAATTTATTACCATCAAATGTTGGTGTACTGCAAGGTCCCCATACATCTaagtgaaaaatttaaaaattctagTGGTTTTAGTACTGCTCAATGAA of the Nicotiana tabacum cultivar K326 chromosome 7, ASM71507v2, whole genome shotgun sequence genome contains:
- the LOC142162124 gene encoding uncharacterized protein LOC142162124, whose product is MLTDVKDISPTRDKRVHYPNGDCTIVSHDLSNGKVRGIGREKDGHYLLVPKAYLKDGNNTPPIVKRLSVQKTKDDIFLWHKRLGHASRGSLKELLGYKLEDCKSVIDSCDKNGVAERKYKYLLEVVRAFKFQGHIRMEFWGHCFLDATYVINRLPSQALDGKSPYELFFSRKSSISHLKTLGCLCFASALSRIDKFASKATRKQINPYFPNTTDDDFGFEGAYIDVPIAATEQLYVADENADDIIPETYPNSLRRSHRESKEPIWLKDYVTIRKLVNIVLYPIHNYVSYDNLSLSYQAYLGVFSSVVEPIIFQEDSKDARWVEAMNTESQALKDNKTWERVKMSNSANTHENNGLKDHGENSVAVPGICVPPQNPESRPEPISMGMSYTTPNALISAPTLMGVHAKKINKKLRKIPPRKKER